One genomic region from Eptesicus fuscus isolate TK198812 chromosome 4, DD_ASM_mEF_20220401, whole genome shotgun sequence encodes:
- the MRPS36 gene encoding alpha-ketoglutarate dehydrogenase component 4: MGSKMASASRVVQVVKPHTPLIRFPNRRDNPKPNVSEAVRSTGVPSHSSSISQHPKGSKSSDWLMHQGPPDTAEIVKTLPQKYRRKLVSQEEVEYIQRGGPE; this comes from the exons ATGGGCAGCAAGATGGCGTCCGCCAGCAGGGTCGTGCAG gtaGTCAAGCCACATACTCCATTAATAAGGTTCCCTAACAGAAGAGATAATCCTAAACCAAATG tatcAGAAGCTGTGAGATCAACAGGAGTACCTTCTCACTCTTCTTCAATTTCACAGCATCCTAAGGGAAGTAAATCGTCAGATTGGCTGATGCATCAGGGTCCACCAGACACTGCAGAAATAGTAAAAACATTACCTCAGAAATACAGAAGGAAACTTGTCTCTCAAGAAGAAGTCGAATATATCCAA cgtGGAGGTCCTGAATAA